In Cryptomeria japonica chromosome 10, Sugi_1.0, whole genome shotgun sequence, a genomic segment contains:
- the LOC131858811 gene encoding uncharacterized protein LOC131858811: protein MFPPVNNISDLAKGKFAIFVLDMVIDHNISLMNITLVGKFMGLKPNIEVVRAFVKRRWTTNGQVLISTLPKGYFTFDFSCKEDIQAIRSGGPWVIGKSSLALKKWTTNLDLSDSILKNVPVWVRHLGLPLEYGNEDVFNGLANSFGELLSIDPTMASRRMLVFARIYVGVYQYANLSSSIEIQSKLGTWVQAIEFESIPFACFKCRKLRHWAKRCPLNVSKEKENPQPKPKKFWKIKNKGDGNGSVTHLNGEKDSKSTIKPLEALDKGNVPNNQVDLENQEPVINMPILDLGDKEQGVISLEDIQI from the coding sequence ATGTTCCCACCAGTCAACAATATCTCTGATCTGGCAAAGGGTAAGTTTGCCATTTTTGTTCTTGATATGGTTATTGATCATAATATTTCCCTAATGAACATAACATTGGTTGGCAAATTTATGGGTCTCAAGCCTAACAtagaagttgttagggcctttgtcaAAAGAAGGTGGACAACTAATGGCCAGGTTCTTATCTCTACTCTTCCTAAGGGCTATTTCACCTTTGATTTTTCATGCAAGGAGGATATTCAAGCTATAAGAAGTGGAGGCCCTTGGGTTATTGGCAAGTCCTCCTTGGCTCTTAAGAAGTGGACTACAAACTTGGATCTTTCTGACTCCATTTTAAAAAATGTCCCAGTATGGGTTAGACATCTTGGCCTCCCATTGGAATATGGGAATGAAGATGTTTTTAACGGCTTGGCTaactcttttggagaacttctATCTATAGATCCAACGATGGCGTCTAGGAGGATGTTGGTGTTTGCAAGAATCTATGTTGGTGTATACCAGTATGCAAATTTATCGTCATCTATTGAAATACAATCCAAGCTAGGCACATGGGTTcaagctattgagtttgaatcaATCCCTTTTGCGTGCTTTAAATGTAGAAAATTGAGACATTGGGCTAAGAGATGTCCGTTGAATGTTAGTAAGGAGAAAGAGAATCCTCAACCCAAGCCCaagaaattttggaaaataaaGAATAAAGGAGATGGTAATGGAAGTGTAACCCATCTGAATGGGGAAAAGGATAGTAAGAGCACTATTAAGCCCTTGGAGGCCTTGGATAAGGGGAATGTCCCAAATAATCAAGTGGACCTGGAAAACCAGGAGCCAGTTATCAATATGCCAATCCTTGATTTAGGTGACAAGGAGCAGGGTGTGATTAGCCTGGAAGACATCCAAATTTAG
- the LOC131858680 gene encoding UDP-glycosyltransferase 72B1-like has protein sequence MEKPHIAIFPLSVGMGHLLPLAEFVKRLCEFHGFSITLIISKWMWTSQQPPLLQRLASSALDIRITEIPHITVDEDEPDMKIETKVSKFVLKAKPHIEEVLLQLSHSSSPISAFITDFFCTDLLDVTTKLKMASYLFVPSSASFVCFMFHLPKLVSEINVSFKDADFEVEIPGHPLIPARDLLTPVQDRSTSAFKWMVHHASRFKEASGILINTFAELEEEAMKTLSTPATPSIYPIGPLMCTETDAPDESSCLKWLDEQPPSSVLFVAFGSGAIFSREQIIDLAIGLEASSHRFLWVLRGYKSGDSSSLETDISQLLPEGFQSRTMDRGLVVLNWAPQVRILSHLSTGGFLSHCGWNSTLESVSHGVPMIGWPLFAEQRMNKVILVRQIQVAIDLKMESTGFVRREEVERAVRELMEGEEGSKARKKMKELKDKAKLAMMEEGSTMKATADAATDLSQRPSLNP, from the coding sequence ATGGAGAAGCCGCATATCGCCATTTTCCCCCTCAGTGTAGGGATGGGGCATCTGCTTCCATTAGCTGAGTTTGTAAAGCGTCTCTGTGAGTTTCATGGCTTCTCCATCACCCTCATCATCAGCAAGTGGATGTGGACATCTCAGCAACCCCCTCTTCTGCAACGATTGGCCTCCTCTGCTCTCGACATACGCATTACAGAGATTCCTCACATCACTGTGGATGAAGATGAGCcagacatgaaaattgaaacaaaAGTTTCGAAGTTCGTGCTGAAAGCAAAGCCACACATTGAAGAAGTTCTTCTTCAATTGTCGCATTCATCTTCGCCCATCTCTGCTTTTATTACAGACTTCTTCTGTACGGACCTGCTCGACGTTACCACCAAGCTGAAGATGGCATCTTATTTATTCGTTCCGTCCTCTGCTTCTTTTGTTTGCTTCATGTTCCATCTTCCAAAGCTCGTTTCGGAGATTAATGTTTCATTTAAAGACGCCGATTTTGAAGTGGAGATACCAGGGCACCCGCTGATTCCTGCCAGAGATCTGCTCACTCCTGTTCAGGACAGATCGACTTCTGCGTTTAAATGGATGGTCCACCATGCCTCCCGCTTCAAGGAAGCATCAGGGATTCTCATTAACACCTTTGCTGAACTGGAGGAAGAAGCCATGAAAACCCTAAGCACGCCTGCAACACCCTCCATCTATCCAATAGGCCCCTTGATGTGTACAGAGACCGATGCTCCCGACGAGTCTAGCTGCCTCAAATGGTTAGATGAGCAGCCTCCATCGTCCGTTCTGTTTGTGGCATTTGGAAGCGGAGCCATTTTTTCGAGGGAGCAAATTATAGATCTGGCGATTGGACTCGAAGCCAGCAGCCACCGGTTCCTGTGGGTACTCCGCGGGTACAAATCTGGGGATTCTTCTTCTCTGGAAACGGACATTTCTCAGCTTTTACCGGAGGGTTTTCAGAGTCGAACCATGGACCGTGGACTTGTGGTTCTAAATTGGGCTCCCCAAGTACGGATCCTTTCTCACCTATCTACCGGAGGCTTCCTTTCTCATTGTGGCTGGAATTCTACGCTGGAGAGCGTGTCGCATGGAGTTCCCATGATCGGATGGCCCCTGTTTGCCGAACAGAGGATGAACAAGGTCATACTGGTGAGGCAGATCCAAGTAGCAATAGATTTGAAGATGGAAAGCACCGGTTTTGTGAGGAGAGAAGAAGTGGAAAGAGCAGTGAGGGAATTGATGGAAGGAGAGGAGGGAAGCAAGGCGAGGAAGAAAATGAAAGAGTTGAAGGACAAGGCCAAGCTTGCTATGATGGAAGAAGGGAGCACAATGAAGGCCACTGCCGATGCAGCAACAGATTTATCACAGAGACCAAGCTTGAATCCCTAG